CGTGATCGTGTTGATCTCGATCTATCCCGTGCTGCAGATCTTCTCGATCAGCCTGCGGCCCAGCGACCAGCTCTACTCGACCAGCCTGGCCTTGATCCCGGAGGGTGCGAGTCTCGAGAGCTTCCGCACCATCCTGTTCGAGAAGCCCTTCCTGCGGTGGCTGGCCAACAGCCTCCTGGTGGCGCTGTCGACGGCAATTCTCGGGGTCACGCTGGCCTCCACCGCCGCCTACGCCCTGAGTCGCTTCCGGGTCCCGGGGCACAAGGGGATCCTGTTCGGCGTGCTCACGACGCAGATGTTCCCGGCCACCATGCTCCTGCTGCCCATGTACCTGCTCATGCGCAATCTGGGCCTGGTGAACTCGTTGATCGGGGTGGTCCTGGCCTACACCGCCACCGCGCTGCCCTTCTGCATCTGGACCATGAAGGGCTACTACGACACCATCCCACGCTCGCTCGAAGAAGCCGCCCTGATCGACGGCATGACCGAGATCGGAGCCTTCTGGCGCGTGACCCTGCCCCTGTCGGCCCCGGCGCTGGTGATCACCTTCCTGTTCAGCTTCCTCGCCGGCTGGAGCGAGTTCATCGTGGCGCGAACACTGATCGTCAGCCAGGAGCTGAACACGCTGCCGCTCGGGCTGGAGAGCCTGGCGACCACCTTCCAGACCGAATGGGCCAACTATGCCGCCGGATCCCTCCTGGTCGCGCTCCCGGTGGTGGCCCTGTTCATCGGCCTGAGCAAGTTCCTGGTGGAAGGCCTGACGCACGGCGGAGTGAAGGGCTGATACCTTCGCCAATCTTTCGCCAGCTCGGTGACGTCGTTCCGTCGCCCGTGGAGCCGAATGGTTTCGCGCCGGGCCCCTGGGGATCGGGCCGGGTCTTGTGGTAGAATTACGACTCGTGTCGTCGCCCCCGCAGCTCGTTCTCGACACCATGCCGCGGCAACCGCCAGCCCTCGACAGGCCACGGATCCACGCGCCGCGCGTGCCGAAACACGGGCCCTCCGGGCTCGACGACGCCGATGCCCTTCTCTCGACGGAAACAAAACCCTCGTTCTCCGCAGAGGTCGAGCGCGCGTGGACCCCGACATGCCACGACCCGCTGCCGGGAGGAAGAATGAAGCTTGCGTACCAGACCCACCGCGTGACCGCGGCGAGCGTGCTGGCACTCTTCGTGGTGCTGCTCGCATCGCCCTCGATCGCTGCGGTCCCCCAGACCATCGTCGTCGACGGCGTGAACGACTTCGACGCCGCGAACCTGCTCGAGGACGACGGCGGCGACACCGAGGAGTCCAACTTCTGCGGCGACGACCCCGAGGTCGACACCCCGATGGACATCAAGGAGGTGTACGTCACCAACGACGCCAACAACCTCTACATCGGCTTCGTCTACGACCGCGAGTGCTTCTCGAGCCCGCAGGTCAACCTGGGCATGGCCTTCAGCTACGGCGATCCCGCCGACGGTGGCACCACCGACCCGTTCTCGCGGCGCATCGCCTGGAACACCATCGCCGACAAGCCCGACAACTACGTCTACGCCGTGCTCGACGGCTTCAACTACGAGGTCTTCTACCAGTGGAACGGCACCGGCTGGGACGTGGTCCAGGACGGCTCCGACGGCCTGGGCATGGCCAACGACGTGGGATTCGAGGAGATCTCGATCCCGCTGAGCTGGTTCAGCAACGGCCAGGCCGGCCTGAGCGGCGGCCAGAACCTCAAGATCGAGCTGTGGATGACC
This window of the Candidatus Krumholzibacteriia bacterium genome carries:
- a CDS encoding sugar ABC transporter permease, whose amino-acid sequence is MKKFRWHLVMIVIVLISIYPVLQIFSISLRPSDQLYSTSLALIPEGASLESFRTILFEKPFLRWLANSLLVALSTAILGVTLASTAAYALSRFRVPGHKGILFGVLTTQMFPATMLLLPMYLLMRNLGLVNSLIGVVLAYTATALPFCIWTMKGYYDTIPRSLEEAALIDGMTEIGAFWRVTLPLSAPALVITFLFSFLAGWSEFIVARTLIVSQELNTLPLGLESLATTFQTEWANYAAGSLLVALPVVALFIGLSKFLVEGLTHGGVKG